Proteins encoded by one window of Mustela erminea isolate mMusErm1 chromosome 5, mMusErm1.Pri, whole genome shotgun sequence:
- the LOC116591384 gene encoding ADP/ATP translocase 2-like, which translates to MTDAAVSFAKDFLAGGVAAAISKTAVAPIEPVKLLLQVQHASKQITVDKQYKGIIDCVVRIPKEQGVLSFWRGNLANVIRYFPTQALNFVFKDKYKQIFLGGVDKRTQFWRYFAGNLASGGAAGATSLCFVYPLDFARTRLAADVCKAGAEREFKGLGDCLVKIYKSDGIRGLYQGFNVSVQGIIIYRAAYFGIYDTAKGMLPDPKNTHIFISWMIAQSVTAVAGLTSYPFDTVPHRMMMQSGRKGTDIRYTGTVDCWRKIARDEGAKAFFKGAWSNVLCGMGGAFVLVLYDEITKFT; encoded by the exons ATGACAGATGCCGCTGTGTCCTTCGCCAAGGATTTCCTGGCGGGTGGAGTGGCCGCGGCCATCTCCAAGACGGCGGTAGCGCCCATCGAGCCGGTCAAGCTGCTGCTGCAGGTGCAGCATGCCAGCAAGCAAATCACTGTGGATAAGCAATACAAGGGCATTATAGACTGCGTGGTTCGtatccccaaggagcagggagtcCTGTCCTTCTGGCGTGGTAACCTGGCCAATGTCATCAGATACTTCCCCACCCAGGCTCTCAACTTTG TCTTCAAAGATAAATACAAGCAGATCTTCCTGGGTGGCGTGGACAAGAGAACCCAGTTTTGGCGCTACTTTGCCGGGAATCTGGCATCGGGTGGTGCAGCTGGGGCCACGTCCTTGTGCTTTGTGTATCCTCTTGATTTTGCCCGTACCCGCCTAGCAGCCGATGTGTGCAAAGCCGGAGCTGAAAGGGAATTCAAAGGCCTCGGTGACTGCCTGGTTAAGATCTACAAATCTGATGGCATTAGGGGCCTGTACCAAGGCTTCAATGTGTCTGTGCAGGGTATTATCATCTACCGAGCTGCCTACTTCGGTATCTATGACACCGCCAAGGGAATGCTTCCAGATCCCAAGAATACTCACATCTTCATCAGCTGGATGATCGCACAGTCTGTCACAGCGGTTGCCGGGTTGACTTCCTATCCATTTGACACTGTTCCCCACCGAATGATGATGCAGTCTGGGCGCAAAGGGACTGACATCAGGTACACAGGCACAGTGGATTGCTGGAGGAAGATCGCACGGGATGAAGGCGCCAAAGCGTTTTTCAAGGGGGCGTGGTCCAATGTTCTCTGCGGCATGGGTGGTGCTTTCGTGCTCGTCTTGTATGATGAAATCACGAAGTTCACATAA